The Dioscorea cayenensis subsp. rotundata cultivar TDr96_F1 chromosome 19, TDr96_F1_v2_PseudoChromosome.rev07_lg8_w22 25.fasta, whole genome shotgun sequence genome includes a window with the following:
- the LOC120283777 gene encoding tubulin beta chain — MREILHIQGGQCGNQIGAKFWEVICDEHGIDHTGKYNGDSDLQLERINVYYNEASGGRFVPRAVLMDLEPGTMDSVRSGPFGQIFRPDNFVFGQSGAGNNWAKGHYTEGAELIDSVLDVVRKEAENCDCLQGFQVCHSLGGGTGSGMGTLLISKIREEYPDRMMLTFSVFPSPKVSDTVVEPYNATLSVHQLVENADECMVLDNEALYDICFRTLKLATPTFGDLNHLISATMSGITCCLRFPGQLNSDLRKLAVNLIPFPRLHFFMVGFAPLTSRGSQQYRALTVPELTQQMWDSKNMMCAADPRHGRYLTASAMFRGKMSTKEVDEQMINVQNKNSSYFVEWIPNNVKSSVCDIPPKGIKMASTFIGNSTSIQEMFRRVSEQFTAMFRRKAFLHWYTGEGMDEMEFTEAESNMNDLVAEYQQYQDATADEEYEEEEEEEEVQA; from the exons ATGAGAGAAATCCTGCACATCCAGGGAGGGCAGTGCGGCAACCAGATCGGGGCCAAGTTCTGGGAGGTGATTTGCGACGAGCACGGCATCGATCACACCGGAAAGTATAACGGCGACTCTGATCTTCAGCTTGAGCGCATCAATGTCTATTACAACGAGGCCAGCGGAGGCCGCTTCGTTCCCCGCGCCGTCCTCATGGACCTTGAGCCAGGTACCATGGACTCCGTTCGATCTGGTCCTTTTGGCCAGATCTTTAGGCCTGATAACTTCGTCTTCGGTCAGTCCGGTGCCGGCAACAACTGGGCGAAGGGGCACTACACGGAGGGTGCTGAGCTTATTGATTCTGTGCTTGATGTTGTTCGCAAGGAGGCCGAGAACTGCGACTGCCTGCAAG GTTTCCAAGTATGCCATTCTTTGGGAGGAGGCACAGGATCTGGCATGGGTACCCTTCTCATCTCTAAGATAAGGGAGGAGTACCCTGACCGGATGATGCTCACCTTCTCTGTCTTCCCATCACCCAAGGTGTCTGACACTGTTGTGGAGCCATACAATGCTACACTTTCTGTTCATCAACTTGTTGAGAATGCTGATGAGTGTATGGTCCTCGATAATGAAGCTTTATATGATATCTGCTTCAGAACTCTCAAGCTTGCTACACCAACCT TTGGTGATCTGAACCATCTGATCTCTGCCACCATGAGTGGCATCACATGTTGCCTCCGGTTCCCTGGTCAGCTCAACTCTGATCTTCGCAAGCTTGCCGTGAACCTGATCCCATTCCCACGTCTCCACTTTTTCATGGTTGGGTTTGCACCTCTCACCTCAAGGGGCTCCCAGCAGTATCGGGCCCTGACTGTACCTGAGCTCACCCAACAGATGTGGGACTCCAAGAACATGATGTGTGCTGCTGACCCCCGACATGGCCGCTACCTCACTGCCTCTGCCATGTTCCGTGGAAAGATGAGCACCAAGGAAGTTGATGAGCAGATGATCAATGTTCAGAACAAGAATTCTTCTTATTTTGTGGAATGGATCCCCAACAATGTCAAGTCCAGTGTGTGTGACATACCGCCAAAGGGCATCAAGATGGCATCCACATTTATCGGCAACTCAACCTCCATTCAGGAGATGTTCCGCAGGGTTAGTGAGCAGTTCACCGCCATGTTCAGGAGGAAGGCATTCTTGCACTGGTACACTGGTGAGGGCATGGATGAAATGGAATTCACTGAGGCTGAGAGCAACATGAACGATCTCGTCGCTGAGTACCAGCAGTACCAGGATGCAACAGCGGATGAAGAGTAcgaagaagaggaggaagaggaggaagtcCAAGCTTGA
- the LOC120283482 gene encoding putative germin-like protein 2-1: MATSYVLLLSLLALAFSHSLASDPSPLQDFCVADLKSTVLVNGFVCKSPQVVSADDFTFHGLDMPGNTSNPQGSAVTPVFVQQLPGLNTLGVSLARLDFAPYGLIPPHYHPRGTEIMTVIEGTLHVGFVTSFPNFQLFTQVVKKGDVFVFPQGLIHFQFNYGDTPAVAISGLGSQDPGVVLIPNAVFGSNPPINDAILAKAFQLDVKIIDYLQSKF; encoded by the exons ATGGCTACTTCTtatgttcttcttctttctctcttagCTTTGGCTTTCTCTCATTCTCTTGCTTCAGATCCAAGTCCTCTCCAGGATTTCTGTGTTGCAGACCTCAAATCCACTG TGCTCGTGAATGGATTTGTCTGCAAATCTCCACAAGTCGTCTCAGCTGATGATTTCACCTTTCACGGCCTGGACATGCCAGGCAACACATCCAACCCTCAAGGCTCTGCAGTGACACCAGTGTTTGTACAACAACTTCCAGGCCTGAACACTCTTGGTGTCTCACTTGCAAGATTAGATTTTGCACCTTATGGTCTGATTCCTCCTCACTATCATCCCCGGGGAACTGAAATCATGACGGTGATCGAAGGCACACTTCACGTCGGTTTCGTCACCTCCTTCCCTAATTTCCAACTTTTCACACAGGTGGTAAAGAAGGGAGATGTGTTTGTCTTCCCTCAAGGTCTCATTCACTTCCAATTCAACTATGGTGATACCCCAGCAGTGGCCATTTCAGGGTTAGGGAGCCAAGACCCTGGTGTTGTGCTCATCCCTAATGCAGTCTTTGGTTCTAATCCACCCATTAATGATGCTATTCTTGCCAAGGCCTTTCAACTGGACGTGAAGATCATTGACTACCTCCAGTCCAAATTCTAG
- the LOC120250458 gene encoding LOW QUALITY PROTEIN: berberine bridge enzyme-like 22 (The sequence of the model RefSeq protein was modified relative to this genomic sequence to represent the inferred CDS: deleted 1 base in 1 codon) — MKQMVPPETFFFFFSFLFLSFHACFPITPETLHTSFTQCFQNHSHHPSIFNLIIPSNTTAYTNFFHSSIKNTRLVMTNTTHTTFKPLFIISPTLKSHVQASVVCAARHGLRLRTMSGGHDYEGLSYISHHDHPFIILNLSKLRSIHIAGDIAWVQAGATLGELYHEIAKKNKSMGFPAGLCPTVGVGGHFSGGGFGTLVRKYGLAADNIIDAHLVDVNGRVLNRETMGEDLFWAIRGGGGASFGVILAYKIKLVEVPPKVTVFTIHRTLSQGATKLVNKWEHIAYELNERLFIRVLFLVKDNIENKGRNNKTIEVLFNSLFLGSREELLPIMEDSFPELGLEANDCKEMRWIKSVLYMAWYPKGTPVSTLLDRNPPRLKNSLKGKSDFVTEHLNEKVWERIWKKVLGGGESLIMILDPFGGRMDDISETETPFPHRKGNMYSIQYLMKWKRIGDEDDKKHVDWLRRFYEFMASYVSKNPRAAYLNYRDLDLGQNQGGGVSYSKSFVWGHKYYKGNFKRLAYVKSLVDPDNFFKHEQSIPPL; from the exons ATGAAACAAATGGTGCCGCCTGaaacctttttcttcttcttctcttttctcttcctctcattccaTGCATGTTTTCCGATAACACCTGAAACCTTACACACATCCTTCACTCAATGCTTCCAAAACCACTCCCACCATCCCTCCATTTTCAACCTCATCATCCCTTCAAACACAACAGCTTACACCAATTTCTTCCACTCTTCCATCAAGAACACCAGACTAGTCATGACCAACACCACTCACACCACCTTCAAACCACTCTTCATCATTTCTCCAACACTCAAATCCCACGTCCAAGCTTCTGTTGTTTGTGCCGCCCGGCATGGCCTCCGGCTAAGAACAATGAGTGGTGGCCATGACTATGAAGGCCTCTCCTATATATCACACCATGACCATCCTTTCATCATCCTCAACCTCTCCAAACTCCGGTCTATTCACATCGCCGGAGACATTGCTTGGGTGCAAGCCGGTGCAACTCTAGGCGAGCTTTACCACGAGATAGCAAAGAAGAACAAGTCCATGGGATTCCCTGCAGGCCTCTGTCCAACTGTTGGAGTTGGTGGCCACTTCAGTGGAGGTGGTTTTGGCACCTTGGTGAGAAAATATGGTCTTGCAGCTGATAACATCATTGATGCTCATCTTGTGGATGTTAATGGAAGAGTTCTCAATAGAGAAACCATGGGAGAAGACCTCTTCTGGGCCATTAGAGGTGGAGGTGGAGCAAGCTTTGGTGTCATCCTCGCTTACAAGATCAAGTTGGTGGAGGTCCCTCCTAAGGTCACAGTCTTCACAATCCATAGGACACTGAGTCAGGGTGCAACCAAGCTTGTCAACAAGTGGGAGCACATTGCATATGAACTTAATGAGAGGTTGTTCATCAGAGTACTCTTTCTAGTCAAagataatatagaaaataaaggaAGGAACAACAAAACCATTGAAGTTCTTTTCAACTCTCTGTTTCTTGGTAGCAGAGAAGAGCTTCTTCCTATAATGGAAGATAGCTTCCCTGAACTTGGATTGGAGGCTAATGACTGTAAGGAGATGAGATGGATTAAGTCAGTGCTTTACATGGCATGGTATCCAAAAGGCACACCAGTTTCCACTTTACTGGATAGAAATCCACCACGGTTGAAGAATTCCCTCAAAGGAAAGTCAGACTTTGTAACAGAGCATCTCAATGAGAAGGTGTGGGAGAGGATATGGAAAAAGGTTCTTGGA GGAGGTGAGAGTCTTATAATGATTCTTGATCCTTTTGGAGGGAGGATGGATGATATCTCTGAAACTGAGACTCCCTTTCCTCACAGGAAGGGGAACATGTATAGCATTCAGTACTTGATGAAATGGAAAAGgattggagatgaagatgataaGAAGCATGTGGATTGGCTTAGAAGGTTTTATGAGTTCATGGCTTCATATGTGTCTAAGAATCCCAGGGCTGCGTATTTGAATTATAGGGACCTGGATTTGGGACAGAATCAAGGTGGTGGAGTTAGCTATTCAAAGAGTTTCGTTTGGGGTCACAAGTACTACAAGGGTAATTTCAAGAGGCTGGCTTATGTCAAGTCTCTGGTTGATCCTGATAACTTCTTTAAGCATGAACAGAGTATTCCACCTCTTTGA
- the LOC120250457 gene encoding pentatricopeptide repeat-containing protein At4g14820-like has translation MNKTSNIVALLKQCSNSTRLLQQIHAQTTINGLLLQTETLIWNSVIRAYGQSPSPIHAILIYNYFIHLGSQLPDNYTYPALLKACSHLPYSLPKAREVHGHATKLGFVSDVYIQNSLIHVYGVLSQIDDARKLFDEMPHRDLTSWNSILTAYVCTCDLRTEVFVLFREMVRHDVCFDGITLAVVLSGCGILGCGRVIHAYALKHGLAFDVRVGNSIMDAYAKTGDLDAAFGVFEEMGVMGWSDVVSHTILINACVESGSLEVARDIFDRMSSRDVVLWNSMIEGYIKAKRPKEGMELFKRMGMEMIVPDEKTMVSVVSACGSLADLNAGRLVHQFIHRQGIKEDKFVQTALVDMYAKCGSLEDALLVFLKMTHKDVFAWTVLISGFSTYGYGKDSFKLFSMMQCEGVEPNEATFVALLKACTNSGLVHEGHMWFKRMEQNYNIKPKIEHLGCMIDLLSRAGMLSEAEELIKCIPIQDRVVVYKTMLHSCICFSNIQLGERIAEELIKLDKPQSHGVYVLLSNFYAFARRWQDVEELREIARSSDMKKDAGISYIKVAA, from the coding sequence atgaacaaaacatcaaacattGTTGCATTGCTTAAACAGTGCAGTAACAGCACCAGGTTGctgcaacaaatccatgcacaAACCACCATTAATGGCCTCCTCCTTCAAACTGAAACCCTAATATGGAATTCAGTCATCAGAGCCTATGGCCAAAGCCCTAGCCCCATCCATGCAATCCTCATTTACAACTACTTCATTCATCTGGGATCACAACTCCCTGACAATTACACCTACCCTGCCCTCCTTAAGGCCTGTAGCCACTTGCCTTATTCCCTCCCTAAAGCAAGAGAAGTGCATGGCCATGCCACCAAACTAGGGTTTGTATCTGATGTTTATATTCAGAATTCTCTGATTCATGTATATGGGGTTTTGTCACAGATTGATGATGCACGTaagttgtttgatgaaatgcctcacAGAGACCTAACAAGTTGGAATTCTATTCTGACAGCTTATGTTTGTACCTGTGATCTTAGAActgaggtttttgttttgtttagagAGATGGTTCGTCatgatgtttgttttgatggaaTCACATTGGCTGTGGTGTTGTCTGGATGTGGAATTTTGGGCTGTGGAAGAGTGATTCATGCTTATGCTTTGAAACATGGGCTTGCTTTTGATGTTAGAGTGGGGAATTCAATTATGGATGCATATGCAAAAACCGGTGATTTGGATGCTGCATTTGGAGTGTTTGAGGAAATGGGAGTGATGGGTTGGAGTGACGTTGTTTCGCATACTATTTTGATTAATGCATGCGTTGAGTCAGGTTCATTGGAGGTTGCACGAGACATTTTTGATCGGATGAGTTCTAGAGATGTTGTGCTATGGAATTCGATGATTGAAGGTTATATAAAGGCCAAGCGGCCGAAAGAAGGTATGGAACTTTTCAAGCGAATGGGGATGGAGATGATAGTCCCTGATGAGAAGACTATGGTGAGTGTGGTATCAGCATGCGGTAGTCTTGCAGACCTCAATGCTGGCCGTTTGGTTCATCAGTTCATTCATCGACAAGGCATAAAGGAAGACAAGTTTGTGCAGACAGCATTGGTTGACATGTATGCAAAGTGCGGGAGCTTAGAGGACGCGTTGCTCGTATTCTTGAAGATGACTCACAAGGATGTTTTCGCTTGGACAGTACTGATTTCTGGTTTCTCAACATATGGTTATGGAAAGGACTCTTTCAAACTCTTCTCAATGATGCAATGTGAAGGAGTGGAACCAAATGAGGCAACCTTTGTGGCATTGCTCAAGGCTTGCACTAATTCAGGCCTTGTTCATGAGGGCCACATGTGGTTCAAGAGAATGGAACAAAATTACAATATCAAACCTAAGATTGAGCATTTGGGCTGTATGATTGATCTTCTCAGCAGAGCTGGGATGCTATCTGAAGCTGAAGAGTTGATTAAATGTATCCCCATACAAGACAGAGTCGTAGTATACAAGACTATGCTCCATTCGTGCATTTGTTTTTCCAACATTCAACTTGGAGAAAGGATTGCAGAGGAATTGATCAAGTTGGATAAGCCACAAAGTCATGGTGTATATGTTCTGCTTTCCAATTTCTATGCTTTTGCAAGAAGATGGCAAGATGTTGAAGAGCTAAGAGAAATTGCAAGAAGTTCAGATATGAAGAAGGATGCTGGGATTAGTTACATCAAGGTGGCAGCCTAA
- the LOC120283483 gene encoding putative germin-like protein 2-1: protein MASHVLLLALLAFSFSYSLASDPSPLQDFCVADLNSNVFFNGFVCKNPKLVTADDFTAHGLNKPGNTSNPQGSAVTPVFVEQLTGLNTLGISLARLDFAPYGLIVPHYHPRGTEIMTVLEGELYVGFVTSAPDFKLFAKIVKKGDVFVFPKGLVHFQFNYGAKKAVAISGLGSQDPGVVLVPNTVFGSNPPINDGILAKAFQLDKKIIDYLQSKF from the exons atggcTTCCCATGTCCTTCTTCTTGCTCTCttagctttctctttctcttattcACTTGCTTCAGACCCTAGTCCTCTCCAAGACTTTTGTGTGGCAGACCTCAACTCTAATG TGTTTTTCAATGGCTTTGTTTGCAAGAATCCAAAGCTCGTTACAGCCGATGATTTCACCGCACACGGCCTCAACAAACCAGGGAACACATCAAACCCTCAAGGGTCAGCGGTGACACCAGTGTTTGTAGAACAACTTACTGGGTTGAACACTCTTGGAATATCACTGGCAAGACTTGATTTCGCTCCTTATGGTCTCATTGTCCCTCATTATCATCCCCGTGGCACCGAGATCATGACGGTGCTTGAAGGCGAGCTTTATGTCGGCTTTGTCACCTCCGCTCCCGATTTCAAGCTGTTCGCGAAGATTGTGAAAAAAGGAGATGTGTTTGTCTTCCCCAAAGGCCTTGTTCACTTCCAATTCAATTATGGTGCCAAGAAAGCAGTGGCCATTTCAGGCTTAGGGAGTCAAGATCCTGGTGTGGTGCTTGTCCCTAATACTGTTTTTGGTTCTAATCCACCCATTAATGATGGTATTCTTGCTAAGGCCTTCCAATTGGACAAGAAGATCATTGATTATCTTCAGTCTAAATTCTAG